GCTATTCCTGCTTTGCTACAAGTCAGGATTCCTATCACCAGCACTTCTTGGTCCTAGGTGCAGACTGAATTCGCTGGACTCATTCTCAAGTTTCACCACCTGCAGAACAACTTTCCACCATTCTGTTTTTGCCACAACCTGTCCTGGCCTGGACTACATTTTAAGGTAGATTTCCAAAAGCTTATTGCTCACTGGGTAAAAtaggattatattttatttgttctcaCTCTTTTGAAGGTTTCTCTATGTTCTTGTATAATATCCTGGGACTTCGTATCTTGTGCCTTGTGACTGTGTTTCTTGATAGTGCAACCATAGTAAACACTCACTGACTTGGATTCACATGTTTAGATCTGGTTGCATTTCCCCCCAGCCTTCATCTTGATGAACAGAAGAATTCTACTTTGCTGAGGAAGGGACTGTTCAAATTACATTgcatactgaaggaaaaaatacgaagctggaggcataaccctcccagacttcagacaatactacaaagctacagtaatcaaaacagcatggtattggcacaaaagcagacatatgaatcaatggaacaaaatacagagcccagaaataaacccatacacctacagtcaattaatctttgacaaaggagacattttgaatatacaatagagaaaagacagtctctttggcaagtggtattgggaaagctgaacagctgcacgtaaatcaatgaagttagaacactccctcacaccatttacaaaaataagctcaaaatggcttaaagactaaAACATAAGACAGGATGCCATAAATCCTCTataagagaacataggcaaaacattctttgacataaatcttagcaatgttcttctgtgcagtctaccaaggcaaaagaagtaaaagcaaaaatgaacaaatgggacttaatcaaacttataagcttttgcacagcaaaggaaaccacaaacaagtGAAAAGACAACGTGGgactgggagaatatatttgctagtgatgtgactgacaagggcttaacttccagaatatatgaacagctcatacaactcaatacaaaaaaaataaacaagccaatcaaaaaattggcagaagacctaaacagacatttctccaaagaagacatatagatggtcaataggcacatgaaaagatgctcattatggctaattatcagtgaaatacaaatcaaaactacaatgaggtatcacctcacactggtcatcatggccatcattaaaaagtccacaaatgataaatgctggaaagggtgtagagaaaagggaaccctcctacactgttggtaggaatgcaatttggtgcagccactatggaaaacagtatggggattccttaaaaaactaaaaatagagtcatcatatgatccagcaatcccagtcctgagcatatatccagagaaaactctaagttgaaaagatacatgtaccccaatgttcagtGCAGCAGTAGttaccaagacatggaagaaacctaaatgtctattgacagatgattggataaagttgtggtgtgtgtatatatatatatatgtacacatatacttctttatgactgagtagtattccattatatattttacacatattaaatatatttttaataaaaatatataatatatagtagaatactactcagtcaaaaaagaacaaaataatgccatttgcagcaacatggatggacctagagattactatactaagtgaagtaagtcagacatagaaagagaaatatcatgataccacttacatgtggaatctaaaaaaatgacacaaatgaacttatttacaaaacagaaatagactcacagacacagaaaacaaacctatagttaccaaaggggaagggagggggataaattaggagtttgggaatagcagatacaaactgttagatataaaatagataacaaggtccaactgtatagcacagggaactatattcaatagcttgtaataacctattaatgaaaaagagtatatatatgtataactgaatcactatgctgtacaccagaagctaatacaacattgtaaatcaactagacttcaataaaaaacaaaaaattacattgCAAATATCAACTTGCTTCCTTTCCTTAGTCCACCTACTAGAATACGCACTAGGCAGGTGTGAATGAAGCCCTGAGAGAGTGACTCACTCAAATACAAGATCAACCAGCAGCAGTAGCTGGCAAAGCCTAACTAGGATGCAGGGGTTAGCCCCTCTCCTGAGACCACTGACCTGTCCAGCCGTGGCCTGCTGGGGGAGCCGGGCACTTCTATGCGTTTTCGTTTCCTCATCATGGGTCCTGCTGCTTTCTTCTCTGCTAGGACCTTTAGAGAGGAACCAGACTCCTGTGACTCCTCCTTTTCCAGGTTTGCTCAAATGAAGGCACAGTGAAGAGAACTCCCCATCTTTAAACTGCCAAAGGCAACTTTTAACACCAGCTTTGCAAGTAAGGATAGATATTCTGTTAGAGACATAGTCTCAGAAATCTAGCCAGGGGAAAAAGAATGTCTCACGTATAAAATTCTGATTGGACTTGGGCAGCAACCAAGAGGCAAAATAGAAGAGACAAGAGCAGGACTTTTTAGACAACAAGAAGCAATAAAGgcaattttcatttcatacaaAAAAGGGAAACTTACCAACCCAAGAGGACTGCTGTTTATTGGTTTTCCTACAACAGGAAATTTCAGTGTCATAATGGATCAAGACTGTTTCACCTGGATTTCTGGCTATCATAGATTTCTCAGAACTGGTCCTAGACAAAACTTTGGTGTGTGCCCTTCTCTCATCCACCTGAGACCACTTTTCCTAGAAATACTGTCTTCAAACTTTCTTCCtcccttattttaaaactattgttatctaaaaatattttgattcacACTATACTCTTATTACATAAAGTGGATGATCCctattacaaaaggaaaaagtggaATATCTGGTTTCAGTGACAAATGAATTGGGGAGATATTCTGAGGTAAGGCTTTTATACCTTTTTTCAAATCAAATTGGCATGTGTTTCCTCATCCCTCTATTTCTAAAAATGGCAATGACCCTCAGAGATTAAAAATTGGGAGATATCTCTAAGACACCACTAAGGTGAGCCATTAAATATTCTAAAGTGGAAGGAATAATTTATATAGTATCTTTCACTGAGTGACTACTCTAGGTCAGACTTTGCACTTTCCATCTTCcagtatttatacatttaatatttttaacaactcaataagataggtactattattactattcACCATTTAACAAAGGAGGCATAGAAAGATTGAGTAATTTATCTGAGGTCATATAGCTATTAAGTGGCAAAGCCACCAAGATTTGAACCACACAGTCTGGGTTGAAGCACATGCTCCTGACTTCTGCACTGTGCAGTGCTGAGGCCCAGTCCGACTGCCTGTTTTGCCATATTAAATTTGCACTGCTGATCCATGGATGCTCaaccttcccttttttcttctccacCACCCACACTTCTGTCATTCTACTTACTAGGTGACAGGTTTTCATGAAACCATTTCATCTCCACATACAGAGTGAAAACAAATGGGTAGGGAACCAAGACAATTTCCCCATGTTTGAATTTCAGGTGGGACACACTCTCCCATTTGCTTTTATCTGGGTAATGTGTTAAGGAGTGACGAAAGAAGCCAGCACAAATCCCTGAGTGCTATTTTAGAGAAAagtctccctctcctttccttgacCTACCCTCCAAACTGCCTATGGGTTTGTTGCTTCCATTTGAATCTACAATGTGAGTCATAGTTCATTTCCACCCAGGAATGAAAGGATACAGGGAAACACAATGAAGTGTTCTGTAGCAAATGGTTGCAGATTGTCCAAGTTTCCCAAAACTACACGAATagaatcctgaaaaaaaaagaaatgattttaataCTGTCTAATCTCAGCCAATCTATCAACTTATCCTTGTTATATCCTATATTCTTTTAAAGCTGAGCTGTTCCCTGAATATGCCTTCTGTTTCTCCATGTCTGTGCTCTTGCGttgtctcttccctctgcctgaaataccCTTTGAACTCATCAGCATATGATGAAATTCTACCTGTCCTTTTATGGTACAGTTCAAAAGCCATCTCCTCCAGAAACTTTTCCCTGATTTCCCAAGTGGCATTAACTATTGGTCTCAAATATTACAGTAGTTAGCCTTGGGCCTTTACTATattccatgtatatatttttattttccttactgaGAAATCTCCTTAAAGTAGAATATACTTGATTTACCTTAGCATCCCTTCTATGGTGTCTACCATAGTAGGTGGAGCATAACAGGTCCTCAGCAAATATatactgaattaatgaataacACTGGTATTTACCGATATAtacttattttgcttttacttaaGTCAAACCTTTTCTTCTACTcgcttaaaatattaatttatctcTAATTAACCTATGCTTGTTAGTATACAATAATTAAACAATTTGGTATCGTAAAAAGACTACTGAATTTTTGTGTGAAAAATGTGTGAATTTCAGTCTCAGCTTTGTCATTTCATCTCTAAGACTCATTTTCCTCATATTTGGGCtcacagaaaacagaaactatgCCATGTTCATCTTTGTATTATCTCTATTAGCATAGTATCTAGCTTATAATTttaatagctagcatttattaaGTAATCACTATGGCAAGTGTtactatttttatacatattaatttaatactCATAAAAACCTTATAAGATAGACAGTtctatcatccccattttaccaatgaggaaactgagacaaaggGGTAAAATAACTTATTGAAGGTTACACAAGTAGCAATGGTGTAGCTAAGGTATGAACCCAGGCAGTGGGGTTCTAGAGCATATGCTCCTAACCTTTGGGATACATTGCCTATCAATAAATGCTTTCTAAATGAACGAAAGGGGATGATAATATTTGCCTAAAACTAATGAGAGTaagagaaagaacataaaaagcTCTTTAAAACCTTTTAATATAGTTTAAATTTATGTAAGTGCTCTCTAGCCATCATTAATTGAGCTACTATGTGGCAGGAATTGCACACATCTATTTCTAATCCTCACCACAATCTTGAAAACTGGATTATTTTTCAATCTCATtgacaggtaaggaaacagactcagagaaggtAGGTAACTTTCCTGAAGTCACGCTGTGAAGGCAGAACCAGAGTTCAAATCCAGGTTTCACTGCCTCTAAAGTCTATGCTCTCTCTTACTATGTTGCTTTGAGCTTTTCTCTGTCCAAATTAAGTGaagcaaagtgaaataaattttactctACTCATAattaaaatgagcagaaaacTGTCATGGTCCTATATGAACATAATTGTTATTTATAATGATGCCTCTGAGGTCCTGGAAGATCCTAATGTATCTTTAAACACATAGCTGAAGAGCCACAAGTACCTTTACGACTTTGACTCAAATTTTTGGTTTCACAgttttgtgtttgtgtatttaattatattaaaatgctttgaaatgtgGCAGCATATGCCTTCATAAATCACAACAGTCATAGATCACTCAGCTGTGAAGTTAGAAAAGAATCCACTAGTTACAACTGAGGCAATTAAGACCCAGAGAGCTATGTGATTTGCCCAGGTTCACACAGCTAACTAGTGGCTAAAGAGGACTGGAATCCAGGGTCAGCCCCCAGAACTCTAACTTCGCGTCCGATGCTTTCACCCATTTACAAATTTGTCCACTTGCTCAGTCTTCTTCCTGTGAGAGAACCTAAAGTTACAGGAGCTGGgtagaaaaggaatgaaaatgaagtGGGAATAAAGCAACTGCAAATGTTTCCAATTAAAATGAAGACACAGCAGCCTTGTCTGTGTATTTACAGTTGAGTTTCCTGAACGTCAAGTACCAGGCAGTGGTTGGGATGGTGAGGTTTCCCAGAGCCCTGGAAGGCATCAGTCTTCCGGAAGCTTTGTCTGTGCCAGCTGCCACAAAAGAGAGCTGCCGGTGGCTGCGAATTCTAGTGGAAACAAAATAACTCTTAGCCTCAAAGGTGCTGACACTTCAACTAGGAGAACTGAGAAAGAATACAGGCTTTAATTTCCCTGGAAAAACAGTAACGTTTCTTTGCAGAGGAAATGTGGCAGGGAGAAGCCAAGTAATCAAGTGGAGGTTGTGACTCAGTTTgcaggaaataattaaaatctgaGTAAGGATGCATCCTCAGCTTAAAGAATAATATTCCCAGAAGTTGTCTGCTTCTTTCCCTACCTCCAGCTCCTGGACGATGACATCCTTATTTTCTACATCTTCCCCTCTAGAAGTAAACAGACAAGAGAGATAAGAAAGCCAAGAAGGAAAGCTCTGTAGACAATAGACTCTATCTAGTAGAGCAAAAATGACACTTCCCCTGAGCTAAGGGAACATAACTAAGTAACAATTGTGTGTGCTGACCCAGTGCTCAAGGGAAGAAGAGATCATCTAGGTGCTGTGGTCTGAGAACAGATACAAGGCTGTTGGAAAATATCTTCTCCATTAACGAGCGTGCCAAGACCTGAAATTCCCACTGTGAAAGTTAATTATTTGTTAGACCTGTTGTACAAGTGTAGTCTGTGAACCCCTAGGGGTCCTCAAGACACTTTCAAGGAGTCTCCAAATGCAAAATTagtttcataataatactaagatgttatttgcctttttcactatATTAACATTTGTAATCAGTAGTGTAAAATCAATGGTGAGCAAAATTGCTGGTGCCTTAGCATAAATCTAGCCAGATGCAGTAAACTGTACTAGCAGTTATAGTTATCTTTTCTGttacacagggggaaaaaatcatttcatttaatattttagaaagtagtaaaaaaaaaaatcaaaaatcctATAAATCTCAACCTTGAAAACAGgtcttttacatacattatgtaTAATAAAACAGGACGTATGCATAGAGCACTTCAACTGCATACCAAAACATGATGGTTGTCTTGAGGAAAAGCATTAGTGCGACTATTCAAGTTGCAAATTGAACTACCTGCTTTCTTCATGGAATGACATTTTACTTGAATGATCAGAAGACAAACAAACTATAGTTGTTATTCAGACTTGGGAATGTgacagacattttctcaaaaatgaacaatCAGCTTATCAAtgcaaggaaaacaactgacagtatttgttgTCAAGGATAAATTTTGGGATTTCAagcaaaattttgaattttagaaaaattctatCCATGACTGTGAGGTTGACAGCttccaaatacttaaaaatatttttctgataagAATGGTAGTGATATTAGCAAATAcgatttttttgttattgtatgATGAAATGTGTTGACATCTGAATGATCTGCATGAGTCAGTGAACCAATATTTACCAAATGGCCAATGAAACATACCACATTACAGAACAATTCTAGGTAAAAGATTCATTCAAAGAACAAGGtagaccaatggattttaatgtagcAGAGTTCAGAAAGTTCAGTGATTAAacttcagattccacattgtAACTAACCTTTAAAAACCtgccaagtttaaaaaaacaaaactacgaCTTGTCAAGTTTTGATGTAGGGTCGAAGAATAATATCCACAATGATCTGAGAAGGCTATTAATATATTCCTAACTTTCCCAACTACAAATCTGTGTAAGGCCAGATTTTTTTCATACAagttcaaccaaaaaaaaaaaaaaattcataacaGATTAAAGGTAGAAGCAAATATGATAATCTAGCAGTTTTCTATTAAGGCAGACATTAATGagattttcagaaatttaaaacaatgctaatcttctcattaattttttgttttggaaaatatagttatttttgtttgtttgtttttctgggggagagaggaaattaggtttattaattttttaatggaggtactagggattgaacccaggacactgtgcatgctaggcatgcactctaccactgagctacaccctcccctggaaaatataatcatttttaataaaaatgtgttaatacCTAATAGatatattactattttaaagttaattaatacattttaaattgggggaaaatatatataacctaaaattttccattttaaccatttttaagtatacaattcagtggtattaattacattcacaaccatggtgtacaaccatcaccactacctatTTCCAAAGCTtattgtgggggagggtatagatcagtggtagagtgcatgcctagcatgcacaaggtcctgggttcaatccctagtatctccaccAATTATCCCCCCCGCCAAAAAATTACAAAGCTCATCTCCACAAATAGAAACACTGTACTTACTAAGCAATAACTCCTCATTCTCCCCTCCACCTAGCCCTTAGTGAcctctagtctactttctgtctctatcacttttcctattttaatacTTCATATAAgcggaatcatacaatatttgtatttttgcaaCTAGCATACACCtgggaatgaaattgctgggtcacatgttaattctatgtttaactttttgaggaactgccaaactgttttccgtaaaggctgccccattttacattcccactagccatgtatgagggttccaatatttccacacccttgccaacaactggtattttttgttttctaaattatagccatcctagtaggtgtaAAGTGgcatatcattgtggttttgattcgtATTTTCCTAGTGACTAATGATActtgtgcttactggccatttgtatatctttagagaaatgtctgttcaagtcctttgtccatttttaattggattgcttATCTTTTTGTTGGTAAattgtagttctttatatattctggatattaagctcttatcagatatatgatttgcaaatattttctcccatctgtgatttgccttttcattctgttggtaGTGTTCTTAAATGcccaatcaaaaaaattaaataagtccaatttatctaatatcttttgttgcctgtgtgtTTGGTATTTTAAGACACCACTGCTAAATCCAAAATCAAGATTTGCCCCTAtgttttttctaagttttttttatgACTTACtctcttaaatttaggtctttgattcctTTTTGGTTAACTGTTGTATATTGTGTAAGGTAAGGGTCTAACTTTATTCTTCTgaatgtggatattcagttttctcaaaatcatttgttagagactgttctttcctcattgaatggtcTTAGCATTCTAGTCAAAAATCACTTGACTATAGAtatttacttctgggctctcaattctatACTATTGGTCTATACGTCTGTCCTTATACCAGTACCATaatttgtgcgtgtgtgtgtgcatttgtctTAACCTTTTTATTAATTGAGgcataactgacatataacatattaacttcaggtgtataacataacAATTCAATATTTGAATACACTGCAAAATGATTGATCACAATAACTCTATTTAACATCCGTCACTGCAcagttacaaaaaatttttttcttgtgataagaagttttaagatctattctcttagcaactttcaaatatgcaatatggtattattaactatagtcaccatgctgtacattacacccccaGGACTTACTGATTTTATAACTagaagcttgtaccttttgaccccttcttcacccattttgctcaCCCCTacaccccacctctggcaaccaccaatctgttctttgtatctataatttcagtttttttgggggggagttttttctttagattccacctataagtgagataacgcagtatttgtctttttctgtcctgcttcacttagcataatgctctccatgttgtcacaaatggcaagatcaAAAGTCTTGCTTTATTTGAGGAAATGGCCAGCACCATATTTTTTGCTTACTTGAGGCTTTGTTATAAGTTTTTAAATTGGGAAGTATGAGtattccaactttgttctttttcaagattattttggcaatttggggttccttgaaattccatataaattttaggattggcttgtacatttttgcaaaaaaaaaaaagccattaggATTTTTGACatggattgctttgaatctgctGATTGCTCTGAGTACTGTTttcatcttaataatattaagtcttccaatctatgaacacaagatgtctatttaggtctcctttaatttctttcagcagtactttgtagttttcagtatgcAAATCTTGCATCTCACTGGTTAAATTTATTgctaagtattttttctttttgatgctattacaaatgaaattgttttcctaattttcagATTGTTTGTTGCTACTGTATACAAATCAATGTTGTATACACTAAAACTGAGTTAGTATCctgaaactttgctgaattcactGATCATCTCTAATAGTTTTTGTTAGTTTGTGTggattctttagggttttctgtatataaaatcatgtgGTCTGCAAAGAGAGATAGTTtcacttcttcttttctaatttgtatgcattttatttctttttcttgactaatttctctggctagaactctggtactatgttgaatagaaatgataaaagtgagcacccttgtcttgctcctgatcttaatGAAAAAGCTTTAAGTTTTTCAcaactgagtatgatgttagctgtgggttttttatatatggcctttatgCTGAGGGAAGTTCCCTTCTACTCCtagtttattgagtgtttttatcataaaagggtgTTGGATTTGATCAAGTGCCTTTTTTGCATcaactgagatgatcatgtgttttttcccccttctttctatTGATGTAatgtattatattaattgatttttatatgttgaactatccttgcattcctggggtaAGTCCCAGGGGTTTAAACAATACCAATCTTctaattaattcttaaaaaaaagttatttttaataaaatgttattcattaacatttaatgatacattattttaaaattaataagtttattattttatctatctgataAATACTGACAAGTATAACCCACTTAATCAAAAACTCTGGAATTCTCAATTTTAAGAGTGCACAGGGgtcctgagattaaaaaaatttgagaaccactgccccaAAGGTATGCCATCGCTAATTAAAAAACTTACACGAATAATAcatatacagaatataaaatacttgggaaagaGTCCTACAAGGTGCTGCTTCAGTCAGTCTCCCAGATTAGGTGAAGGCAGAGAAGGAATGACCTGTAGGAATGTACTAACCTGTGTTTGCAAAGGCTACTCTCCTAACTTTAAAATTACCTGATGTTGTTGCCATATCTGATTTTGAATTTATATACATTGGA
This Camelus ferus isolate YT-003-E chromosome 10, BCGSAC_Cfer_1.0, whole genome shotgun sequence DNA region includes the following protein-coding sequences:
- the MAJIN gene encoding membrane-anchored junction protein, with the translated sequence MRREEPLIRYRLEAMGLKPFTYPFPETRFLHAGSNVYKFKIRYGNNIRGEDVENKDVIVQELEDSIRVVLGNLDNLQPFATEHFIVFPYKSKWESVSHLKFKHGEIVLVPYPFVFTLYVEMKWFHENLSPRKPINSSPLGLVLAEKKAAGPMMRKRKRIEVPGSPSRPRLDRAKMGTSSQGLSKKKPPVETRRNRERKTQQEWQETPAFDTTDVQHQDSKWEDSPAGKIIPPLKQNNPPPPEGPTELGTSGFFGFLSTLFPFRYFFRKSSQ